A genomic region of Zalophus californianus isolate mZalCal1 chromosome 11, mZalCal1.pri.v2, whole genome shotgun sequence contains the following coding sequences:
- the ADM gene encoding ADM isoform X2: MKLVPVALMYLGSLAFLGADTARLDVASEFRKKWNKWALSRGKRELRASSNYATGLTDAKAGPAQTLIRPQDVKGASRNPQASPDAARIRVKRYRQSMNNFQGLRSFGCRFGTCTVQKLAHQIYQFTDKDKDGVAPRSKISPQGYGRRRRRSLPMTGPSRTLLFPESQARGAPASRVHQVLANLFKI, from the exons ATGAAGCTGGTTCCCGTCGCCCTCATGTACCTGGGCTCGCTCGCCTTCTTGGGCGCCGACACTGCACGGCTCGACGTGGCGTCAGAATTCCGAAAGAA GTGGAATAAGTGGGCTCTAAGTCGCGGGAAGAGGGAACTTCGAGCGTCCAGCAACTATGCCACCGGGCTCACTGACGCTAAGGCCGGGCCTGCCCAGACTCTCATTCGGCCCCAGGACGTGAAGGGCGCCTCTCGCAACCCCCAGGCCAG TCCGGACGCCGCCCGCATCCGAGTCAAACGCTACCGCCAGAGTATGAACAATTTCCAGGGCCTGCGGAGCTTCGGCTGCCGCTTCGGAACGTGCACGGTGCAGAAACTGGCGCACCAGATCTACCAGTTCACAGACAAGGACAAGGACGGCGTCGCCCCCAGGAGCAAGATTAGCCCCCAGGGGTACGGCCGCCGGCGTCGGCGCTCCCTGCCCATGACCGGCCCGAGCCGGACTCTGTTGTTCCCAGAGTCACAGGCACGCGGGGCTCCGGCCTCCCGGGTGCATCAGGTGCTCGCCAATCTCTTTAAGATTTAG
- the ADM gene encoding ADM isoform X1, giving the protein MKLVPVALMYLGSLAFLGADTARLDVASEFRKKWNKWALSRGKRELRASSNYATGLTDAKAGPAQTLIRPQDVKGASRNPQASSPDAARIRVKRYRQSMNNFQGLRSFGCRFGTCTVQKLAHQIYQFTDKDKDGVAPRSKISPQGYGRRRRRSLPMTGPSRTLLFPESQARGAPASRVHQVLANLFKI; this is encoded by the exons ATGAAGCTGGTTCCCGTCGCCCTCATGTACCTGGGCTCGCTCGCCTTCTTGGGCGCCGACACTGCACGGCTCGACGTGGCGTCAGAATTCCGAAAGAA GTGGAATAAGTGGGCTCTAAGTCGCGGGAAGAGGGAACTTCGAGCGTCCAGCAACTATGCCACCGGGCTCACTGACGCTAAGGCCGGGCCTGCCCAGACTCTCATTCGGCCCCAGGACGTGAAGGGCGCCTCTCGCAACCCCCAGGCCAG cagTCCGGACGCCGCCCGCATCCGAGTCAAACGCTACCGCCAGAGTATGAACAATTTCCAGGGCCTGCGGAGCTTCGGCTGCCGCTTCGGAACGTGCACGGTGCAGAAACTGGCGCACCAGATCTACCAGTTCACAGACAAGGACAAGGACGGCGTCGCCCCCAGGAGCAAGATTAGCCCCCAGGGGTACGGCCGCCGGCGTCGGCGCTCCCTGCCCATGACCGGCCCGAGCCGGACTCTGTTGTTCCCAGAGTCACAGGCACGCGGGGCTCCGGCCTCCCGGGTGCATCAGGTGCTCGCCAATCTCTTTAAGATTTAG